A genomic stretch from Engraulis encrasicolus isolate BLACKSEA-1 chromosome 12, IST_EnEncr_1.0, whole genome shotgun sequence includes:
- the sgsm1b gene encoding small G protein signaling modulator 1 isoform X2: MRMGETETRQRLLRSVKKEVKQIMEEAVTRKFVHEDSSHIISFCAVVEACILHGLRRALRAAGFLRSNKLAALFVKVGKVFTPAEELCRKVQELEQIIESKQNQARLNQESNQKMSKLPNLSPQAIKHLWIRTALTEKVLDKIVHYLVENSGKFYEREALLRDPVDGPILASLLVGPCALEYTKAKTANHFWTDPSADELMQRHRIHSGHCRQDSPTKRPALITKRQSSGSMDERPTFWARDYVESLHQNSRATLLYGKNNVLVQPTDDMEAIPGYLSLHQTADLMTLKWTPNQLMNGNMGDLDYEKSVYWDYAMTIRLEEIVYLHCHQQVDSGGTVVLVSQDGIQRPPLRFPRGGHLLQFLTCLENGLLPHGQLDPPLWSQRGKGKVFPKIRRRSPHGSCESVSDREEDEATDYVFRILLPSTQADFVAPELIDPAMSLWQPSPRKSSCSSCSQNGSSDGGLPDGCNHDRAPLKLLCETMKYQIISRAFYGWLAYCRHLSTVRTHLSALVNPTIIEHDFPSNARGGLSLDVWSAFLQDPSVYEELELLRLVYYGGVEPSIRKEVWPFLLGHYTFTMTPDDRKKVDEQVRASYEQTMSEWLGCEAIVRQREKEQHAAALARCSSETSTEQPQLQRGPPRHDSTISSDVFGSVDEEDQPELEAKPEDQKPMPKLSNGALANGTSSPDSGHPSSRNFSTTSGLSDYSPSTDEASAHDSGARAGALSQVPVKKSEPTAEALTTTTADSPPKESLPESDIEKSTSALEQDTKAMVEEEDAKKAEVVSDEASECASEKEEFDILQTERAGPSGSEEEFTAPAPASALESGFGEATEAGSHEGEVQPSDSSPKYSDTHQEDIKIPENVNSEERAKTESQETKAELEVPESHSTKFDVENVNTNRAQDSTSDKNQDTESIKVKTPEKVDEKLIDLEEKPEVTDSTEGTIQTSESWYENLEEISSDKAPEVPKDSNESPRTEYSPSHSKLNDPEEDPGKEEPKIVEPQISKSSIPTELIMPELKLAVGVLLSDEIRSPEAAENTGLAVLESTEPESSSTEDFISLEMDEITPVPDTELKEADSPLANEFYSPETFQSEDFHLETEVKEAEPSTSTEVTPFTTSENAVHPQSLSTEMNLPLAEEGLSSVATEITVQEGCESKQEISPTEDVLSSKAEKRMTPEESVEKRILQESSETEEKAALQESSETGENITIQESLETVDNTIIQDSESVEKITDSLKTEVKATLPDSLRTTLQESSETEEKTIPQHSLETGEKITLQESPEIGQKTLSDLSETEKDKIQDSSEPIDNIIVKDTPVTAEETKLISSELEAKTSPTKEMRSVSESEDTKVSQQGLGWCLERRDSNTESEGCVSAPPLLNQHSSTLDMADSDDSPSALEMEDIPKNLICMSAEDHCWKQPLILDAPSLQRTPREPGADMPTLELHLEVGPNTSPEATESILSEEDPDVDCLFPKADSLAVKGDMKTELASPVSSIGTTYSQELLDMYLLNLHRIEKDVHRCDRNYWYFTAANLEKLRNIMCSYVWQHLEIGYVQGMCDLLAPLLVILDDEALAFSCFSELMKRMNQNFPHGGAMDSHFANMRSLIQILDSELFELMQQNGDYTHFYFCYRWFLLDFKREMVYDDVFSAWETIWAARSISSSHFVLFIALALVEHYRDIILENNMDFTEIIKFFNEMAERHDVPQVLVKARELVHKVQTLIENK, translated from the exons ATGAGGATGGGAG aGACCGAGACGCGCCAGAGGCTGCTGCGCAGCGTCAAGAAAGAA GTGAAGCAGATCATGGAGGAAGCAGTGACCCGCAAGTTTGTGCACGAGGACAGCAGCCACATCATCTCCTTCTGTG CGGTGGTAGAGGCGTGCATTCTTCATGGGCTGAGGCGGGCCCTGAGGGCTGCAGGCTTCCTGCGCAGCAATAAGCTGGCCGCCCTCTTCGTGAAGGTGGGGAAGGTCTTCACGCCCGCCGAGGAGCTCTGCAGGAAGGTCCAAGAGCTGGAGCAGATCATCGAGAGCAA GCAGAACCAGGCCCGCCTGAACCAAGAGAGCAACCAGAAGATGTCCAAACTGCCCAACCTGTCCCCTCAGGCCATCAAACATCTGTGGATCCGCACAGCCCTCACCGAGAAAGTCCTGGACAAGATTGTACACTATCTGGTGGAAAACAGCGG CAAATTCTATGAGAGGGAAGCTTTGCTGAGAGACCCAGTGGATGGGCCAATCCTAGCTTCATTACTAG tgggtccctgtgctctggagtacaccAAGGCCAAGACAGCCAATCACTTCTGGACCGATCCATCAGCCGACGAGCTGATGCAGAGGCACCGCATCCACAGTGGACACTGCAGACAGGACTCCCCCACCAAACGCCCCGCACTG ATAACCAAAAGGCAGTCAAGTGGCAGCATGGATGAGCGGCCGACCTTCTGGGCCAGGGACTATGTGGAGTCGCTCCATCAGAACTCCCGTGCCACGCTACTCTACGGCAAAAACAACGTGCTGGTGCAACCG ACGGATGATATGGAGGCCATCCCAGGGTACCTCTCCCTGCACCAGACCGCGGACCTCATGACCCTGAAGTGGACCCCCAACCAGCTGATGAACGGCAACATGGGCGACCTGGACTATGAGAAAAG CGTGTATTGGGATTATGCCATGACGATCCGTCTTGAAGAAATAGTGTACCTGCACTGCCATCAGCAAG TGGACAGTGGTGGTACGGTGGTGTTGGTGAGCCAGGATGGCATCCAGAGGCCTCCGCTGCGGTTCCCCAGAGGCGGCCACCTGCTGCAGTTCCTCACCTGCCTGGAGAACGGGCTGCTTCCACACGGCCAGCTGGACCCTCCCCTGTGGTCCCAGAGGGGGAAG GGAAAAGTGTTCCCCAAGATTCGCAGAAGAAGCCCACATGGCTCCTGTGAGTCCGTctcagacagagaggaggacgAAGCCACAGACTATGTCTTCCGGATCCTGCTCCCTTCCACACAGGCAGACTTTG TTGCACCTGAGCTGATAGATCCAGCCATGAGCCTGTGGCAACCGTCGCCCCGCAagtcctcctgctcttcctgctCCCAAAATGGCTCCTCGGATGGGGGCCTCCCTGACGGCTGCAACCACGACAG GGCTCCACTGAAATTACTATGTGAAACCATGAAGTATCAGATCATATCCCGGGCTTTCTATGGCT GGTTGGCCTACTGCCGTCACCTGTCCACGGTGCGCACCCACCTGTCTGCCCTGGTGAACCCCACTATCATCGAGCACGACTTCCCCAGCAATGCCAGAGGAGGCCTCAGCCTGGACGTGTGGAGCGCCTTCCTACAAGACCCCTCT GTGTATGAGGAGCTGGAGCTGTTGCGCCTGGTCTATTACGGTGGGGTGGAGCCCAGTATACGCAAGGAGGTTTGGCCTTTCCTACTCGGCCACTATACTTTCACCATGACCCCAGACGACAGGAAGAAG GTGGACGAGCAGGTGCGCGCCAGCTACGAGCAGACGATGAGCGAGTGGCTGGGCTGCGAGGCCATCGTCCGCCAGCGGGAGAAGGAGCAGCACGCCGCCGCCTTGGCCCGCTGCTCCTCCGAGACCAGCACCGAGCAACCGCAGCTGCAACGCGGCCCGCCGCGACACGACTCCACCATCAGCTCCGAC GTGTTTGGTTCTGTTGATGAAGAGGACCAACCTGAACTGGAGGCCAAGCCTGAGGATCAAAAACCCATGCCCAAGCTCTCCAACGGAGCTCTTGCCAATGGCACCAGCTCACCAGACTCGGGCCACCCGTCGTCTCGTAACTTCTCCACCACCTCTGGCCTCTCCGACTACTCCCCCAGCACAGACGAGGCCTCTGCTCATGACTCCGGAGCAAGAGCTGGAGCTTTGTCTCAAGTTCCTGTGAAGAAGTCGGAGCCTACTGCTGAAGCTCTGACAACCACCACTGCTGACTCCCCGCCCAAAGAGTCCCTGCCAGAGAGTGACATTGAAAAGTCCACCTCTGCTTTGGAACAGGACACAAAGGCCATGGTTGAAGAAGAGGATGCCAAAAAAGCTGAAGTAGTGTCTGATGAAGCATCAGAGTGTGCTTCAGAGAAGGAGGAATTTGACATTCTTCAAACTGAACGTGCAGGTCCATCAGGATCAGAAGAGGAGTTcacagccccagcaccagcctcAGCATTGGAATCAGGTTTTGGTGAGGCAACAGAAGCAGGCTCACATGAGGGTGAGGTGCAGCCATCTGACAGCAGTCCTAAATATAGTGACACGCATCAGGAGGACATCAAGATTCCAGAGAATGTGAATTCTGAGGAGAGGGCAAAGACTGAGTCACAAGAAACAAAAGCTGAGCTAGAAGTGCCAGAAAGTCACAGCACCAAATTTGATGTGGAAAATGTAAACACAAATAGAGCTCAAGATAGCACGTCAGATAAAAATCAAGATACTGAGTCAATTAAGGTAAAGACACCAGAAAAAGTTGATGAAAAATTGATTGACTTGGAAGAAAAACCTGAAGTTACAGATTCTACAGAGGGAACGATTCAGACGTCAGAGAGTTGGTATGAAAATCTTGAGGAAATCTCCTCAGACAAAGCTCCTGAGGTACCTAAAGACAGCAATGAGAGCCCTAGAACAGAGTATAGCCCAAGTCATTCAAAGTTAAATGATCCAGAAGAAGATCCTGGGAAGGAAGAGCCCAAAATAGTTGAACCACAAATCAGCAAATCCTCCATACCCACAGAGCTCATCATGCCGGAGTTGAAACTAGCAGTGGGGGTGTTGCTGTCAGATGAAATCAGGTCACCAGAAGCTGCTGAAAACACTGGTCTGGCTGTCCTTGAGTCAACAGAGCCTGAGTCATCATCAACGGAAGACTTCATCTCATTGGAAATGGATGAGATTACTCCTGTGCCAGACACTGAATTGAAAGAAGCAGATTCACCGCTTGCGAATGAGTTCTATTCACCTGAAACATTCCAAAGCGAAGACTTTCATTTAGAGACGGAGGTAAAAGAAGCAGAACCATCAACTTCAACAGAGGTCACTCCATTCACAACATCCGAGAACGCTGTTCATCCTCAATCCCTCTCCACAGAAATGAATTTGCCCTTAGCAGAGGAAGGTCTCTCATCAGTAGCAACAGAGATCACTGTCCAGGAAGGATGTGAATCAAAACAAGAAATATCCCCAACAGAAGATGTCCTATCATCAAAGGCAGAAAAGAGAATGACTCCTGAGGAGTCAGTAGAGAAGAGAATACTTCAAGAGTCctcagagacagaggagaaggcCGCACTTCAAGAATCCTCAGAAACCGGGGAGAATATTACAATTCAAGAGTCATTGGAGACTGTGGATAACACAATAATTCAAGATTCAGAGTCGGTGGAGAAGATCACAGACTCTTTGAAGACAGAGGTGAAGGCCACTCTTCCAGATTCCTTGAGGACCACACTTCAAGAGTCCTCAGaaacagaggagaagacaatACCTCAACACTCCTTGGAGACCGGagagaaaatcacacttcaagaATCACCCGAAATTGGGCAGAAAACACTATCAGACTTGTCAGAGACAGAAAAGGATAAGATTCAAGACTCCTCAGAGCCAATAGACAACATCATAGTTAAGGATACACCAGTTACAGCTGAGGAGACTAAACTTATAAGCTCTGAACTAGAGGCCAAAACAAGTCCAACGAAGGAGATGAGAAGTGTGTCTGAGTCTGAAGACACAAAGGTATCCCAGCAGGGCCTTGGCTGGTGCCTGGAGAGGAGAGACTCCAACACAGAGTCTGAAGGCTGCGTTTCAGCACCACCACTCCTCAACCAGCACTCCTCCACTCTTGACATGGCTGACTCCGATGACTCCCCCTCCGCCCTCGAAATGGAGGACATCCCTAAGAACCTGATCTGCATGTCGGCTGAGGACCACTGTTGGAAGCAGCCCCTGATCCTGGACGCCCCCTCGTTGCAGCGCACTCCCAGGGAGCCTGGTGCGGACATGCCTACCTTAGAGCTCCACCTGGAGGTGGGACCCAACACAAGCCCAGAGGCCACTGAGTCCATCCTCTCTGAGGAGGACCCAGATGTGGACTGCCTGTTCCCAAAAGCAGACTCATTGGCTGTCAAAGGAGATATGAAGACTGAACTGGCTTCACCTGTGTCTTCTATTGGCACTACTTACTCA CAAGAACTTCTGGATATGTATCTGCTCAACCTTCACCGCATTGAAAAAGATGTTCACAGGTGTGATAGAAACTACTGGTATTTTACCGCAGCCAACTTGGAAAAACTGAGGAATATCATGTGCAG CTATGTGTGGCAGCATCTGGAGATAGGCTATGTCCAGGGAATGTGCGATCTCCTTGCACCTCTGCTGGTCATCCTGGATGATG AGGCCTTGGCCTTCAGCTGCTTCAGCGAGCTCATGAAGAGGATGAACCAGAACTTTCCTCATGGGGGAGCCATGGACTCACACTTTGCCAACATGCGCTCACTCATCCAG ATCTTAGATTCTGAGCTCTTTGAGTTGATGCAGCAGAACGGAGACTACACTCACTTCTATTTCTGCTATCGCTGGTTCCTGCTTGACTTTAAGAGGG AAATGGTGTATGACGACGTGTTCTCTGCATGGGAGACCATCTGGGCAGCCAGGTCCATCTCCTCCAGCCACTTTGTTCTCTTCATCGCCCTGGCACTCGTGGAGCATTACCGCGACATCATCCTGGAGAACAACATGGACTTCACTGAGATCATCAAGTTCTTCAATG AGATGGCGGAGAGACACGACGTCCCCCAGGTGCTGGTCAAGGCCAGGGAATTGGTCCACAAAGTTCAAACGCTTATTGAAAACAAGTAG
- the sgsm1b gene encoding small G protein signaling modulator 1 isoform X1, whose protein sequence is MRMGETETRQRLLRSVKKEVKQIMEEAVTRKFVHEDSSHIISFCAVVEACILHGLRRALRAAGFLRSNKLAALFVKVGKVFTPAEELCRKVQELEQIIESKQNQARLNQESNQKMSKLPNLSPQAIKHLWIRTALTEKVLDKIVHYLVENSGKFYEREALLRDPVDGPILASLLVGPCALEYTKAKTANHFWTDPSADELMQRHRIHSGHCRQDSPTKRPALITKRQSSGSMDERPTFWARDYVESLHQNSRATLLYGKNNVLVQPHDVDFRHFRHVACYLLWQTDDMEAIPGYLSLHQTADLMTLKWTPNQLMNGNMGDLDYEKSVYWDYAMTIRLEEIVYLHCHQQVDSGGTVVLVSQDGIQRPPLRFPRGGHLLQFLTCLENGLLPHGQLDPPLWSQRGKGKVFPKIRRRSPHGSCESVSDREEDEATDYVFRILLPSTQADFVAPELIDPAMSLWQPSPRKSSCSSCSQNGSSDGGLPDGCNHDRAPLKLLCETMKYQIISRAFYGWLAYCRHLSTVRTHLSALVNPTIIEHDFPSNARGGLSLDVWSAFLQDPSVYEELELLRLVYYGGVEPSIRKEVWPFLLGHYTFTMTPDDRKKVDEQVRASYEQTMSEWLGCEAIVRQREKEQHAAALARCSSETSTEQPQLQRGPPRHDSTISSDVFGSVDEEDQPELEAKPEDQKPMPKLSNGALANGTSSPDSGHPSSRNFSTTSGLSDYSPSTDEASAHDSGARAGALSQVPVKKSEPTAEALTTTTADSPPKESLPESDIEKSTSALEQDTKAMVEEEDAKKAEVVSDEASECASEKEEFDILQTERAGPSGSEEEFTAPAPASALESGFGEATEAGSHEGEVQPSDSSPKYSDTHQEDIKIPENVNSEERAKTESQETKAELEVPESHSTKFDVENVNTNRAQDSTSDKNQDTESIKVKTPEKVDEKLIDLEEKPEVTDSTEGTIQTSESWYENLEEISSDKAPEVPKDSNESPRTEYSPSHSKLNDPEEDPGKEEPKIVEPQISKSSIPTELIMPELKLAVGVLLSDEIRSPEAAENTGLAVLESTEPESSSTEDFISLEMDEITPVPDTELKEADSPLANEFYSPETFQSEDFHLETEVKEAEPSTSTEVTPFTTSENAVHPQSLSTEMNLPLAEEGLSSVATEITVQEGCESKQEISPTEDVLSSKAEKRMTPEESVEKRILQESSETEEKAALQESSETGENITIQESLETVDNTIIQDSESVEKITDSLKTEVKATLPDSLRTTLQESSETEEKTIPQHSLETGEKITLQESPEIGQKTLSDLSETEKDKIQDSSEPIDNIIVKDTPVTAEETKLISSELEAKTSPTKEMRSVSESEDTKVSQQGLGWCLERRDSNTESEGCVSAPPLLNQHSSTLDMADSDDSPSALEMEDIPKNLICMSAEDHCWKQPLILDAPSLQRTPREPGADMPTLELHLEVGPNTSPEATESILSEEDPDVDCLFPKADSLAVKGDMKTELASPVSSIGTTYSQELLDMYLLNLHRIEKDVHRCDRNYWYFTAANLEKLRNIMCSYVWQHLEIGYVQGMCDLLAPLLVILDDEALAFSCFSELMKRMNQNFPHGGAMDSHFANMRSLIQILDSELFELMQQNGDYTHFYFCYRWFLLDFKREMVYDDVFSAWETIWAARSISSSHFVLFIALALVEHYRDIILENNMDFTEIIKFFNEMAERHDVPQVLVKARELVHKVQTLIENK, encoded by the exons ATGAGGATGGGAG aGACCGAGACGCGCCAGAGGCTGCTGCGCAGCGTCAAGAAAGAA GTGAAGCAGATCATGGAGGAAGCAGTGACCCGCAAGTTTGTGCACGAGGACAGCAGCCACATCATCTCCTTCTGTG CGGTGGTAGAGGCGTGCATTCTTCATGGGCTGAGGCGGGCCCTGAGGGCTGCAGGCTTCCTGCGCAGCAATAAGCTGGCCGCCCTCTTCGTGAAGGTGGGGAAGGTCTTCACGCCCGCCGAGGAGCTCTGCAGGAAGGTCCAAGAGCTGGAGCAGATCATCGAGAGCAA GCAGAACCAGGCCCGCCTGAACCAAGAGAGCAACCAGAAGATGTCCAAACTGCCCAACCTGTCCCCTCAGGCCATCAAACATCTGTGGATCCGCACAGCCCTCACCGAGAAAGTCCTGGACAAGATTGTACACTATCTGGTGGAAAACAGCGG CAAATTCTATGAGAGGGAAGCTTTGCTGAGAGACCCAGTGGATGGGCCAATCCTAGCTTCATTACTAG tgggtccctgtgctctggagtacaccAAGGCCAAGACAGCCAATCACTTCTGGACCGATCCATCAGCCGACGAGCTGATGCAGAGGCACCGCATCCACAGTGGACACTGCAGACAGGACTCCCCCACCAAACGCCCCGCACTG ATAACCAAAAGGCAGTCAAGTGGCAGCATGGATGAGCGGCCGACCTTCTGGGCCAGGGACTATGTGGAGTCGCTCCATCAGAACTCCCGTGCCACGCTACTCTACGGCAAAAACAACGTGCTGGTGCAACCG CATGACGTAGACTTCCGTCACTTCCGACACGTTGCGTGCTATCTCCTATGGCAGACGGATGATATGGAGGCCATCCCAGGGTACCTCTCCCTGCACCAGACCGCGGACCTCATGACCCTGAAGTGGACCCCCAACCAGCTGATGAACGGCAACATGGGCGACCTGGACTATGAGAAAAG CGTGTATTGGGATTATGCCATGACGATCCGTCTTGAAGAAATAGTGTACCTGCACTGCCATCAGCAAG TGGACAGTGGTGGTACGGTGGTGTTGGTGAGCCAGGATGGCATCCAGAGGCCTCCGCTGCGGTTCCCCAGAGGCGGCCACCTGCTGCAGTTCCTCACCTGCCTGGAGAACGGGCTGCTTCCACACGGCCAGCTGGACCCTCCCCTGTGGTCCCAGAGGGGGAAG GGAAAAGTGTTCCCCAAGATTCGCAGAAGAAGCCCACATGGCTCCTGTGAGTCCGTctcagacagagaggaggacgAAGCCACAGACTATGTCTTCCGGATCCTGCTCCCTTCCACACAGGCAGACTTTG TTGCACCTGAGCTGATAGATCCAGCCATGAGCCTGTGGCAACCGTCGCCCCGCAagtcctcctgctcttcctgctCCCAAAATGGCTCCTCGGATGGGGGCCTCCCTGACGGCTGCAACCACGACAG GGCTCCACTGAAATTACTATGTGAAACCATGAAGTATCAGATCATATCCCGGGCTTTCTATGGCT GGTTGGCCTACTGCCGTCACCTGTCCACGGTGCGCACCCACCTGTCTGCCCTGGTGAACCCCACTATCATCGAGCACGACTTCCCCAGCAATGCCAGAGGAGGCCTCAGCCTGGACGTGTGGAGCGCCTTCCTACAAGACCCCTCT GTGTATGAGGAGCTGGAGCTGTTGCGCCTGGTCTATTACGGTGGGGTGGAGCCCAGTATACGCAAGGAGGTTTGGCCTTTCCTACTCGGCCACTATACTTTCACCATGACCCCAGACGACAGGAAGAAG GTGGACGAGCAGGTGCGCGCCAGCTACGAGCAGACGATGAGCGAGTGGCTGGGCTGCGAGGCCATCGTCCGCCAGCGGGAGAAGGAGCAGCACGCCGCCGCCTTGGCCCGCTGCTCCTCCGAGACCAGCACCGAGCAACCGCAGCTGCAACGCGGCCCGCCGCGACACGACTCCACCATCAGCTCCGAC GTGTTTGGTTCTGTTGATGAAGAGGACCAACCTGAACTGGAGGCCAAGCCTGAGGATCAAAAACCCATGCCCAAGCTCTCCAACGGAGCTCTTGCCAATGGCACCAGCTCACCAGACTCGGGCCACCCGTCGTCTCGTAACTTCTCCACCACCTCTGGCCTCTCCGACTACTCCCCCAGCACAGACGAGGCCTCTGCTCATGACTCCGGAGCAAGAGCTGGAGCTTTGTCTCAAGTTCCTGTGAAGAAGTCGGAGCCTACTGCTGAAGCTCTGACAACCACCACTGCTGACTCCCCGCCCAAAGAGTCCCTGCCAGAGAGTGACATTGAAAAGTCCACCTCTGCTTTGGAACAGGACACAAAGGCCATGGTTGAAGAAGAGGATGCCAAAAAAGCTGAAGTAGTGTCTGATGAAGCATCAGAGTGTGCTTCAGAGAAGGAGGAATTTGACATTCTTCAAACTGAACGTGCAGGTCCATCAGGATCAGAAGAGGAGTTcacagccccagcaccagcctcAGCATTGGAATCAGGTTTTGGTGAGGCAACAGAAGCAGGCTCACATGAGGGTGAGGTGCAGCCATCTGACAGCAGTCCTAAATATAGTGACACGCATCAGGAGGACATCAAGATTCCAGAGAATGTGAATTCTGAGGAGAGGGCAAAGACTGAGTCACAAGAAACAAAAGCTGAGCTAGAAGTGCCAGAAAGTCACAGCACCAAATTTGATGTGGAAAATGTAAACACAAATAGAGCTCAAGATAGCACGTCAGATAAAAATCAAGATACTGAGTCAATTAAGGTAAAGACACCAGAAAAAGTTGATGAAAAATTGATTGACTTGGAAGAAAAACCTGAAGTTACAGATTCTACAGAGGGAACGATTCAGACGTCAGAGAGTTGGTATGAAAATCTTGAGGAAATCTCCTCAGACAAAGCTCCTGAGGTACCTAAAGACAGCAATGAGAGCCCTAGAACAGAGTATAGCCCAAGTCATTCAAAGTTAAATGATCCAGAAGAAGATCCTGGGAAGGAAGAGCCCAAAATAGTTGAACCACAAATCAGCAAATCCTCCATACCCACAGAGCTCATCATGCCGGAGTTGAAACTAGCAGTGGGGGTGTTGCTGTCAGATGAAATCAGGTCACCAGAAGCTGCTGAAAACACTGGTCTGGCTGTCCTTGAGTCAACAGAGCCTGAGTCATCATCAACGGAAGACTTCATCTCATTGGAAATGGATGAGATTACTCCTGTGCCAGACACTGAATTGAAAGAAGCAGATTCACCGCTTGCGAATGAGTTCTATTCACCTGAAACATTCCAAAGCGAAGACTTTCATTTAGAGACGGAGGTAAAAGAAGCAGAACCATCAACTTCAACAGAGGTCACTCCATTCACAACATCCGAGAACGCTGTTCATCCTCAATCCCTCTCCACAGAAATGAATTTGCCCTTAGCAGAGGAAGGTCTCTCATCAGTAGCAACAGAGATCACTGTCCAGGAAGGATGTGAATCAAAACAAGAAATATCCCCAACAGAAGATGTCCTATCATCAAAGGCAGAAAAGAGAATGACTCCTGAGGAGTCAGTAGAGAAGAGAATACTTCAAGAGTCctcagagacagaggagaaggcCGCACTTCAAGAATCCTCAGAAACCGGGGAGAATATTACAATTCAAGAGTCATTGGAGACTGTGGATAACACAATAATTCAAGATTCAGAGTCGGTGGAGAAGATCACAGACTCTTTGAAGACAGAGGTGAAGGCCACTCTTCCAGATTCCTTGAGGACCACACTTCAAGAGTCCTCAGaaacagaggagaagacaatACCTCAACACTCCTTGGAGACCGGagagaaaatcacacttcaagaATCACCCGAAATTGGGCAGAAAACACTATCAGACTTGTCAGAGACAGAAAAGGATAAGATTCAAGACTCCTCAGAGCCAATAGACAACATCATAGTTAAGGATACACCAGTTACAGCTGAGGAGACTAAACTTATAAGCTCTGAACTAGAGGCCAAAACAAGTCCAACGAAGGAGATGAGAAGTGTGTCTGAGTCTGAAGACACAAAGGTATCCCAGCAGGGCCTTGGCTGGTGCCTGGAGAGGAGAGACTCCAACACAGAGTCTGAAGGCTGCGTTTCAGCACCACCACTCCTCAACCAGCACTCCTCCACTCTTGACATGGCTGACTCCGATGACTCCCCCTCCGCCCTCGAAATGGAGGACATCCCTAAGAACCTGATCTGCATGTCGGCTGAGGACCACTGTTGGAAGCAGCCCCTGATCCTGGACGCCCCCTCGTTGCAGCGCACTCCCAGGGAGCCTGGTGCGGACATGCCTACCTTAGAGCTCCACCTGGAGGTGGGACCCAACACAAGCCCAGAGGCCACTGAGTCCATCCTCTCTGAGGAGGACCCAGATGTGGACTGCCTGTTCCCAAAAGCAGACTCATTGGCTGTCAAAGGAGATATGAAGACTGAACTGGCTTCACCTGTGTCTTCTATTGGCACTACTTACTCA CAAGAACTTCTGGATATGTATCTGCTCAACCTTCACCGCATTGAAAAAGATGTTCACAGGTGTGATAGAAACTACTGGTATTTTACCGCAGCCAACTTGGAAAAACTGAGGAATATCATGTGCAG CTATGTGTGGCAGCATCTGGAGATAGGCTATGTCCAGGGAATGTGCGATCTCCTTGCACCTCTGCTGGTCATCCTGGATGATG AGGCCTTGGCCTTCAGCTGCTTCAGCGAGCTCATGAAGAGGATGAACCAGAACTTTCCTCATGGGGGAGCCATGGACTCACACTTTGCCAACATGCGCTCACTCATCCAG ATCTTAGATTCTGAGCTCTTTGAGTTGATGCAGCAGAACGGAGACTACACTCACTTCTATTTCTGCTATCGCTGGTTCCTGCTTGACTTTAAGAGGG AAATGGTGTATGACGACGTGTTCTCTGCATGGGAGACCATCTGGGCAGCCAGGTCCATCTCCTCCAGCCACTTTGTTCTCTTCATCGCCCTGGCACTCGTGGAGCATTACCGCGACATCATCCTGGAGAACAACATGGACTTCACTGAGATCATCAAGTTCTTCAATG AGATGGCGGAGAGACACGACGTCCCCCAGGTGCTGGTCAAGGCCAGGGAATTGGTCCACAAAGTTCAAACGCTTATTGAAAACAAGTAG